One Canis lupus baileyi chromosome 1, mCanLup2.hap1, whole genome shotgun sequence genomic window, ACCTCCTTTCTAGTATCAGGCTTCTCCAGGGGCCTGCAGGGCAGGCTCCTGTCTGTGGTTCTGCCCAGGGCTCCTGGAGTTTCAGTGTCCTCAGCCTCAGGGCTTATacagctggggagtggggaggggaattGGGGGGGCTAGGGGATGGGAAGCCATAAAAACCTTGGCAGCCCAAACCGGTTTTTTGTTAAGTTGAAGGTTGGAAGAATGGTGGGGGCTACCTACCCTGGGTTCCTATTCTGACTTTTCTCTGACCTACAGCTGTACAGGTTTCTGGCCAGACGAACCAACTCTACCTTTAACCAGGTTGTGTTGAAGAGGTTGTTCATGAGTCGCACCAACCGgccacctctgtccctttcccggATGGTGAGGAGCTGATTCCGTGGGTGACTGGATTGTGTCTTAGAGCCTAGCTTGGGGCAAGGTTGCGGGGGCTCAGAGCCTGGCCATCAGCTGGTTTCCTTCATCCCTTGGTGTGTGCAGAGCTCCAACCCTTGACCCTGGGGCTTATAGTTAAACAGCAgtggggggatctctgggtggcgcagcggtttggcgcctgcctttggcccagggcgcgatcctggagatccgggatcgaatcccacatcaggctcccggtgcatggagcctgcttctctctctgcctctctctctctctcactctctctctgtgactatcataaatgaataaaaaattaaaaaattaaaaaaaaaaaacagcagtggGTATTTGAGCAACTTGGGCTCATCTTGTCGTCGTGAAGTTGGGGTGGTTGTAGTGGCTTCAGGTGGCCTGCTGTCACATGACACTGGTCTCAGGTGTCATAAGCTCTCCTGAAGGAGAGATCTGTTGAAAGGTCTGCATTTTGTCTCTGGTGTTTTTCCCGCCTGGACTGGAGGTTCAGCCTATGCTGATTGAAAAGCTTGTGGCATGGGTGGGTTCAACCCCTTTGGGGCCCAGCTGTCTCAGGCCTTGGGATGCCTGAAGCAATGAGGTTGGAGTGAAATGCCAGAAGGAACTTCCCTTAATGTGGAATTATCCTTCTCCCAAAGATCCGGAAGATGAAACTGCCTGGCCGGGAAAACAAAACAGCTGTGGTTGTAGGAACCATAACGGATGATGTGCGTGTCCAGGAGGTGCCCAAGCTGAAGGTATGTGGAGGGGGCTCAGGAGTGTGGTGGGTGGGCCAGAGCCCAGACTCGCAGTAGAGTCTGCTGACCTGGCTCACTGCTGATGACCTCTGTCAGAGTGCCTTGAGGCTTGTGATGCATTCCTAGTCTCTTCTCTGGGTGAGGCAGGCATCGCACCTCCCTGTCTGGGTGGCTTTTAGGGCTGAAGGGGGATTGTCCTTTGTATTAGTGATGCTGGGTGTCCCcaggcagcccccagccccttctGGGTCCCTTTCTGTTGCCGGTGCTGGTTCTTGAATTTACAGGTTGGCTTCAAGTCTAGATTTCTCTGCCAGTCTGTGGCCTGTGGACAAAGTCATGGGtctcttttatatttccatttccggggtacttgggtggctcagttcgttaagtgtctgccttcggctcaggtcatgatctcagggtcctgggatcaggccctgtgtcaggctccctgctcagtggggagcctgcttctacctctccctctccctctgcctttccccttgcttgtgctctccctctcgcGCGCGCGTGtgctctcaaatctttaaaaaaagtctccattttcttatctgtagtAACTTGAAGTTGTTGCAGCCTTAAAGGTGGTCTTGGACATAAATTAGCTATCGTCAGGTCGAGCTCTCTGTAACAGTGGTGTCCCCAGTCTCCGCAAGCAGCTGGGTGCCTCTGCTGGACCAGGGCCATGAAGAGGAAGGCCCAGCAGCCCTTGGGTGGCCATGCATGGGGTCTGACCACATCTGTCCCGTGTGTTCCCTAGGTGTGTGCACTGCGCGTGAGTAGCCGTGCCCGGAGCCGCATCCTCAAAGCTGGAGGCAAGATCCTCACCTTCGATCAGTTGGCCCTGGACTCCCCTAAGGGTTGTGGCACCGTCTTACTCTCTGGTGAGTGTTTAGTGGCTCCTGTGGCGACTTCGGGGAGCTGGGTCCCTACCTGAACCCATCTTCCCCTTCCCAGGTCCACGCAAGGGCCGAGAGGTGTACAGACACTTTGGCAAGGCCCCAGGAACCCCACACAGCCACACCAAGTGAGTATGCCCAGCCTTGCCATCTGCACCCGGTTCTCCCCTGGACCCCACCCTGTGGATCTGGGCCTTGGGCTCACTTCCAGCCTCTTCTGTTCCTCACACCAGTCCAGCCTCAGCCCCCTAGAACTCCTCCCCTCATCTTACCTGCTTTTCCTCAAGACGTGGCTTAAAGCTATTATTCCCTTTTGCTGAGATCTCTGCATAGCCAGCCCTGTAAGTGCAGTGTTCAGGGCCTGAGGCTGCATTTCCCAGGTGGAGCCTGTCTTACCCCACTTTGGGGCAGTTCGCATCAATACTTGCCAAGCGCAGGTGCTAAGTGCCCTTGCCTGGCTTTTCCAGCAGCCTACTAGGTGTCACCCCCCcttaccccccccttttttttttttaagattttatttattcatgagagacacagagagagagagaggcagagacacaggcagagggaggagcaggctccatgcagggatttccaggaggtggcgctaaaccactgagccacccgggctgcgccgccgccgccgccgcccccccccccccccccccccccccccgcttcccTTTTGATGTCCCCGTGCTGGTCTGTTAGAGCAGGCCCTATCCTTGCCCCTTAGAGGCACACTCtcaccttcttctccctccccgcAGACCCTACGTGAGATCCAAGGGCCGGAAGTTCGAGCGTGCCAGAGGCCGCAGGGCCAGCCGAGGCTACAAAAACTAACCCCAGATCCTGCCttgttattaaaaagattttgaatgcCGATGGTCCTCTGTGTAttactgtgggggggggggcgcgggagACGACGAGAGCGGATTGGAGCCTTAGGGTGAGTTGGGGAGTAGGACAGGACGCGGTGCCCATCTCCTTGGAGACCAGCCTGGGACGGGACCTTCCCCCTGCGGAGGGCGGAGTCAGCTCTACCTGCAGGCGCCCTCTGGCGGTTCCGACTCGTGCCTGTCGATCCTGTGCTGTTGGACCCTTACGGGCCCACTACGGCCAAAGCCCCGCCCCCCTAATGCGCCGGATGACAGGTGTTTCCGCAGCTGCTCAATTCCCCGGATTAGCCACACCTGCTCCGGGCTGGGGACAGTGGGCGGTGTGCGGACCGGGAAGTGCAGGAGGGGGCGGGCCCGCAGTGGGGGAGGGGTACGTGGGAACAGGTGAGTTGTTACCCTCTTCAAAAAGCTGAATCTGGCGGGCCATTGGGCCCTGGGGCAGTAACTCGGTGAGTGTGTGCCCTGGGCTAGCGCCTTCCCCTACCGGCACTCGAGGGCCTTTCCCAGGGATCTGCTGTGGGCCCTCCTCTGTTTACATAAGGGGCTGGGTTCCCCGGATCCCAGGCTAAAACCTGATGAATGAGGCCAGACGGCCGGAAGAACGGCAGAAATAAATGCAGGAGGTCTCCAGACCCCTATTCTGACCTCCGAAAAGGCAAGACAAGGAGGGATGGGGATTTGGACACGTTGGGGGAGCTGGATGGGGTGAGAGGGAGTCCTGGTTTTATTCCTCTTCTCTTCGTAGGCCCTATCGCTGTAGTGTGCAGGAAGGAAGCTTCTGGGTGTGTGATTGGAAGGAAGGGCTGCTGGTTTGCAGGAATCGGGGGTCCAGTGTCCAGAGGTTGGGTCAGAAGCCTTAAAGGGTGGTCCTTGGCCAAGAATAGGTGGACAGTCAGCTAGCAGGAGATAGTTGGATTCAGGCAGGAACCCAGACAGGTCAGCTTGGCCAGGGATCAGCACAGATCAGAGGGCAGCCCAAGACCATTCTGGCTGGGAGACGGGCAGCCAATCCAAGCAACTGGCTGGTCAGGCCCTCCAGTGAGATGGGCTGTTGCCACTTCCATGGTGATGAAAGCTCCTGTTGAGTGTATCCTCCA contains:
- the RPL18 gene encoding large ribosomal subunit protein eL18, translating into MGVDIRHNKDRKVRRKEPKSQDIYLRLLVKLYRFLARRTNSTFNQVVLKRLFMSRTNRPPLSLSRMIRKMKLPGRENKTAVVVGTITDDVRVQEVPKLKVCALRVSSRARSRILKAGGKILTFDQLALDSPKGCGTVLLSGPRKGREVYRHFGKAPGTPHSHTKPYVRSKGRKFERARGRRASRGYKN